The Rhodamnia argentea isolate NSW1041297 chromosome 10, ASM2092103v1, whole genome shotgun sequence sequence GTGGAAGCGAGCGACGGCCTTAAAGAGTCTAGCTTCGGCTGCGAAGCAACCCCCTTCGCGGGTACACTCAATCCAAGGCAAGTCTCTACATAAAGATCTTTCTATCTCTATCTATTTACCTATTGATCTATTTGGGAGGGGCATACGATAGCTAATCTATGCTAAAGGTCTTGCATATTTAAGAAGAttagctagtttttttttttcaaaatttaaaataaaaaaggacgatttgattgattttaggTCACCAAAATCATTGGGTTTATTTTTGTTGTAATGATTGGGTTTTTACATTGGACATATTGTGCATAGGATGTTTGTGGGGACATGGAATGTTGGAGGGAAGTCGCCGCATGAGGGCTTGAACCTGAGAGATTGGCTCAAGTCACCTGCTCCTGCTGACATCTATGTTCTTGGGTATgctcctctctcctcttctcttctcttatgttctctttctttttcaaaaatttgctgTCGTTTTACATGCACAAAATTTgggaaatctaaaaaaaaactcaaggattaaatcaaattgaagcaAATAATTCATTCGTTGAACTAGATATCtcaaacaaaacaagtaaatataaaagataaatcaacttgattTGCATTTTTATGTTGAAGTTATGCACTTTCTTTCGAATGAaatgagttttgttttttttttacaaaaaaagaaaagaagtagacattcaagcctttatttgagaaaatttgacacttaaggtcttaatttagaaaatttccccttcttttatatttccttttatttttcaaaagttatatAGCGTTCTACGTCTAGACGTATAAAATTtgggaaatttcaaaattttgggagGATGTATTCAAATTCGATTAAATAATTCATTCACTAGTTCTGTTGGCTTTGCCTCCAAAAGCTGAAGCTTTTCATTCGTGTGCGGTGTGTTGTAAAAGCTGCAGTTGAGTTCTTGCTTTTCAACTACTTTGTACATTACCATGTTCTTTATCATTGTACTTGGTAGGTGTGCTCAATCCTCCCAATTTGGTACAAAGCCTAATCCATCCTCCTTTTTCTCTGCTCTTTTTATATTGTTTTGTCTTTGTTGAATTTCTCACCTGTCACCTCCTCCCACCagcaaataaatgaattttattaTATTGTATGTTAAAGAAAATACtgattaaaaaaagttaaattttccaccagaatgcatttttttttttcattatgttATGATCAAGTAAAAGTGTCGTAAGTTTAGGAATATCGgtaattacattttttatttttcaaaaggaaatttctgttttgtttttattttaacttagtCCACAAAAATCTTAATCGACACAATATGCACATGTAAAACAACATTAAATTTGATCAACTTTAGCTCTATGactgtaattttttattattattaaagaaGCAGCTTTAAACACGTCTATCATAGTCAGTTGCATATTCCTGCTTGGGAATTATTTGTTATAAACTTAAATTCAATCATCACGCGCCGCTGCATTCATGGAGAGGCGCGTGGACGAATTGTTGCCCACTAAGTGGGTTGGGGCTGGGCTGGGCTGGGCAGGGCAGGGGCCCCATTCGACCCAACTTTAACATGTTCTACCACCAGCTCATCACCAACGTGCTTAGACTCAAgttatttaccattttgccaACTTTGATCGGATGATATTAGACGGTGATGGAATCGAAATGATCATTTATGAGAATGAACGaagaaataatatttttatcatccacGAAATAACTAACCATAAATTATTAtctataatgaaaatatttttcattgattaattttttttttttttagagatataGTCAATTGTCTTTAgacaattaattttaaaatctaGAGTTTCTCGTGAAGCAAACGCCTCCTTTGGACCATGATTAGAGACATTATTGACTGGATTGATTCTACTGTTAGCGACGTGATACAGACGGACTAACCTACTGTTAATTGCAGAAAACATGTCGGGTTCCAGGCCTTATCTTTTTCTTAATCATCCAATCTTAGAGTTATGCCTTGTCTGCCTGATATATCTTTGAGCTGACACAAAAGAGATTGTGAAAAATCGATCATGATTAGATCGAGATGATGGTGATCCTTCCGATTCTTATTGGCTTGGGTGCTTGATGTGCTCAATCGGATCAGGTTCCAGGAAATTGTGCCGCTAAACGCAGGGAATGTGCTCGGGGCAGAGGACAACGGGCCAGCCGCCAAGTGGCTGTCCCTGATTCGCCAGGCGTTGAACGGCGACGGGCCATCCCAGACCGAGCTTTCGGACTCTCCACTGAGCTCGGACTCTCCGCTGAGTGAGCTCCAGCAGAGTCTCAAACCGAGGCTCAGCTTCTCGGACTTGCTGTCTCTGGAAGATGAGCTTGACCAAGAGGACTTCGAGAGGGTCCTGAGCCTCATGCCGAGCGGCAGCGAAGCAGGCTCGCCTAGCCCGCCTTGCACGTCAGGAAGGTACACGAGCCCGGTCCGCCGGCATTATTGCCTTGCCGCGAGTAAGCAGATGGTGGGGATATTCTTGTGCGTGTGGGTTAGGGAAGATCTCAGGAGGCACGTCGGCAATTTGAAGGTGTCGTGCGTGGGGCGAGGAATCATGGGCTATCTTGGAAATAAGGTCAGCATCATCAGCTAATGGTTAATTAATTCCATCTGCTAAACTCTCTTTTTTAggcatttgatttgaattttacATGATTGTAACGTGGGGAACTTGAAGATGTTGATGCATTCCTTTAGTGGATTTTACTATTTCCGAGTTTGCTTAAATCTAAATTATTTAGTTACTTGCCCTAATTAGTCATGATTTAATTGTCGCGTATCATCCACACTTGAAAAACTTATTCATCTTGCCCATTTTACGCTAATTACTTGAAATAGATGGATGCTCTTTGAAATATCACACACGGTCTTAGGTGGGGATTGGTAATTAGTTTTACTAGAAGCGATTTCAGGGACGAAAGTAGCAATTTTGTTTGATAATCGCGAGCCTCGAGTTAATGACGATAGAGATTGCGGTAATTAACTAGATTTTCTTGCCCCCTTCCTTGTTTCATTGATCTAGGGTTCAATCTCCATAAGTATGACCTTGCACCAAACGACCTTCTGCTTCGTGTGCACGCACTTGACCTCTGGGGAGAAAGAAGGCGACCAAGTGAAGAGGAACTCGGACGTGATGGAAATACTGAGGAAGACGAAGTTCTCTAATTACTCTCGATCGCAAGGACCGTCTTTTTCGCCCTATAGTATTCTCGATCATGAGTAAGTTCGTTTTGTACTTGTCTTTGCGCCTCTCTCGGAACACATTTAGGGTGTAGCCGACGGTGTTTAATAGGAATTTTGCGTTATTTCATGTAGCAAAATCATTTGGCTAGGCGATTTGAACTATCGGCTAGCTTCGAGCTGCAGCGACATGAACGAACTTCTCCAGAGGAACGATTGGCAAGCGCTTTTGGAGAAAGACCAGGTACGACAGTAAGCTCAAACCAGTTTGCATCAAAGTCTTCTAAAGTCAGCATAACCGaaattggttttctttttctttgctttatttgtgaaaaaaaaaaaaaaaatcctccggACTCAATGGCTGGTTCATCTTCAACGTGTTTTGGCAGCTAAAAATAGAACAAAGGGCCGGTCGAGTATTCAAAGGGTGGGAAGAAGGGAACATAAATTTCGCCCCGACGTACAAGTATCTCGTTAACTCCGACCATTACGCCGTTCAGAACTCCAAATCTAAAGAAAAGCGTCGCACACCAGCCTGGTAATTAAATATTTCTTCTAAACTATGcgtcttattttttttcggGGCTTATTAAGGTCTCTCTTGCTGTCTTTTGAGTGGCGTGACGTTACGTACAAGCTCTCTCCTTCCTGATTATTTTAGAACACAGTGATATGATTCCGTTTTACATGAGCAGCTTCTTGAAATACTTAATGGCCTTCAAGCGTAGCCGATTTTTCTAGGTTTAGCTTAGTACTTTACACATTAATGGGTTTTATTACTTAAGCTGCAGTTTTCCTAGATTTATTCAAAAGGGTCGGCAAGCAACAGTCATATCTTCACTTTAGGTTAAGCAAACTATTCATTGAGGATAGAATATGTTCCTGCCTACCACCTGTTATTATAATTTACTACATGGTCGGCTACCAAGGTTCCTTATCTGATAATTCTTTTATTGCAACACTTGCTTCAGTTTTTCGTAAAGcagtgaagagaaaaaaatgattctatCTTCGAGGAAGTTGCTCACACTGAAGATTCACCGACTCTGTGGACCTttgtttgatttaaaaaatggCAGGTGTGACAGAATATTGTGGAGAGGCGATGGGCTGAAACAGATACAGTATGTGCGAGGCGAGTCCCGGTTCTCGGACCACAGGCCTGTTTATTCTCTCTTCTCGGTCCAGGTGGACGTCCCGAACCGGCCCACTGTCGCCCCAGCAGCCGGCCCGCTTCGGCCCCTGCCTGCTTCGTGCGTGGCCAAAGTACAAGCTGAAGAGATGCTCCTCATCACCAGAGCTCAGAGCTACATCTCTGCTCCCAGGTTTTGAACACCCTCGAGACtccctttgaaatttttgggagATCAAAGGTTCGAGTCCGTTCCAACTGCATCGACAGGCTCTTGAATGAACTGTAGTCCGTTATCTGGGAATCGGATTGGTCGTATGTTTTTTTTCACGGCCTTCAGATCGGGTGAGAGTCGCTATATTCAAGGGCAGGATCAGTACGTTGGGGGCCTAAATCAAGTAATTTTCGTTGTGCAAGTGCAAGTGCAAGTTAGAGTGATGGACACCATCGGAAAACCACATGGCCGGCGTGCGATAAGGTGCACAATTCAAATACATAGCGAGGCGATTGGTTCCCTCCACCATACCATCGGTGGATTGGAAGTGTCTTACAACCCCAGCAGACTAGGTTGACGGAGGAATTGCAAAAAAGGTCATGcgtttccatcttttttttcatCTGGTGATGGAAGCAGGAAGAACATTTTCGAGTGAAGTGGCCACTGAAGACTCGGGTTTTCAAGAGGAATATTTCGGATTCAGACTGTACATTCAAGCGTGCAAGATGGTGATTCATTGGTTTCTACTGAAGAACACCAGATTTGCGAAAGCAAGAGAGGAACTTCTTTTCCTTGACGCAAAGACAAGGAGTTCAGTTTTGAGAACACGTCTTCTTCTCAAATATTAGGAAGCAGTGAAGGCTAgttcttgtgtttttcttgtccCATTTTCTCATCTCAATGTAAAGGATTCTGGGcagctttttgtttttccccagAGTTTCTCTGAGAGTGTGTAGGAAGAGGGAAGTTCATACAGCTGCTgcccgcatgattcatgcagcAAGACTTCTTTGTGCCAGATCTGGTAAAGATGTGTTTATATGGTTATATCCATGTATTTGTTTCCTCTTTCTAAAGCACTAGAATCATTTATTAAGGAAATGACAATATTTCCTGGTGTTTTTCTGAAATGTGAAAATAGCTTAGAAATTCTTTTCCATCGCTTGGTAAGAAAAACTTGATGTTATTTTCTTCTACTGAATGGATACACATGCTATCAGCAAGTTATTTTTCGAGTGCCGAAGACCCCAGCTCGAGCGTCGGGAACCGACCCTTGGCCTCGAGGACTTGGGTTCGACTGCCAGGGTTCCCAAGTCCGAGCGCCGGGGTCATGGTTGTAGGAGCTAGCGTTTATCGGGCCCAGCCACTAGGAACGTAAGCACGGGCGCCTAGTACCTTGACCGATGCAATTATGTCTGCTACAAGATTAATCGTCCTAGATCATTATATAATCCAAAGTCAAAATTGTATCTTTCTCGTCCAAAAACAATTTAAACTTAACTATTAACTTGGATCacagttttttttcccttaaattaTCCTTCACTCTATTTTCTTATAAATGCATATTTGTGCGTTTTGTTCATTAGTGTGCATAAAGTAAAGTTTGCGATGTTAAATGTACGAGGATtatactacttttttttttggtttttaagaATTCTCTTCAGCTTCGTATATTCTATAGTTCTACACCTCATACGACCTTCCAATAGTTTAAAAAGAGGTTAGATGATGGTTGTTGTCCATGGCCTGCAATTAGacttgtcaaatgggtggattaGGTAAAAAAAGGTACGATCCAAATTAactgtcaaatgggtggattaggtaaaaaaaaggtacatatttcttaacccatatcCGATCCAATCCATATGACTAAAACGcttctatatttaatccaatcttagatgatttatttcttataaatttttgaaaaaaataaattgctaaTTATGGATAAttcatataatttaaaaaagtatatgaattttttttatttcgtttaAAAGTTCTGATTATCTTTtatccaaatttttaattatttttattctttttctatttttattttattttatttcttttctcttccttctaccTCCTCTCTCTGTCGTCGCCAGGCCTCGACAACCGACCACCAACGTGGTTGAtcccggcgagctcgagctcacccaATGCCAATCCATGCGAGCTTGATTCTCAGCAAGGACTAAGCGTGGGCGAGCTGTGATGAGCCTCGCGATCGCCCAGGACTTCGTGTTGGTTGTTAGGCATAACATATCATAATTATGATATAATTATCAGAGGGGCACGCACAAAGCACAGTGGTAAGAAACTCCCTACCTAACGAAacaaaatttgtcacatgcaCACTATATATATACACGTCTTACAAGCACATAAGAAGTAAGGCATAACACTTTAGTTTACACTCATCCATATATATAGATAACTGTCATATTACACTTCTAAGTCTTTTAAACAGGCAACGCCAAGAGAGGAACTACTACCACCACCTACGATTCCCTCACATTACACCATCCTTGGCGGGGTTAGACTACTATGCGGGTTGTCCAAAAGGTGTCTGCCGGAACTCCCAACCGTCAAAAACTTGCCTGCACAGCTTAGTTAGCCAAAACCACCATCCTCATTACTCCATGCCGTGGTCGTCGTCATTGTCATCGTCAGAGGGCATAGAAGGTAGTGGACCAAAAAGATGACCAGACGGGCCTCTCAAAAACAACGACACAAAGTGCAGGGGAATCAAGACATCAGATAATCCCACATCAACCCAAagtacagaaaccaacaactGGAATTCTTCAGGAGGAAACTCCGGATCATGGTCCTCTTGCTAGGTATGTGTAAAGAAAACAGGCACACCATAACTTAAAGTAGGGAGAGCCGGAGGAATTGGCATACTTAGTTATCTGAAAAACAGGCCAACTACAAGGGTGAGCTATAAAACTCAGCAGTGAAACAAGTAACTCATAATCTAACGAGCGATTCATCGTTTAATCAAACAGGACTCGACATCATATTCAACAATTATATAACACACATACCACAACCATTATACTCAACAATTATATAACACACATACCACAACCATTAATTTCTTCAATGAGACTTCACACACTCACGAGTATTCGGTATATCATGCACTTTATTCTTTAGTTTCCATTTTACACTCATCACTCAAGAGGGACACAGGCCTCAAATTTGGGTTTGACCCTAGTTTATCGTCCATAGGACACCGGTCATAGGAATCTTGAAGGACACAAGCCTCAAATCTCCCATACTTCGGGGTTTCCGAGGGACAAAGGCCTGAGGCTTTCCATTCCAACGGGACATAGGGTCTTAGGCCGTGGACTTCCCCGATTTGCACTCAAGCTCACTCAAGCTCCCACAGGCAAT is a genomic window containing:
- the LOC115739867 gene encoding type I inositol polyphosphate 5-phosphatase 8, whose protein sequence is MREEVHKISKNSWPKAVVRKWLNIRSGAHEFHSDYAVRDKRAERRKSCSDKGCYVVVPQGFSEGWLVEASDGLKESSFGCEATPFAGTLNPRMFVGTWNVGGKSPHEGLNLRDWLKSPAPADIYVLGFQEIVPLNAGNVLGAEDNGPAAKWLSLIRQALNGDGPSQTELSDSPLSSDSPLSELQQSLKPRLSFSDLLSLEDELDQEDFERVLSLMPSGSEAGSPSPPCTSGRYTSPVRRHYCLAASKQMVGIFLCVWVREDLRRHVGNLKVSCVGRGIMGYLGNKGSISISMTLHQTTFCFVCTHLTSGEKEGDQVKRNSDVMEILRKTKFSNYSRSQGPSFSPYSILDHDKIIWLGDLNYRLASSCSDMNELLQRNDWQALLEKDQLKIEQRAGRVFKGWEEGNINFAPTYKYLVNSDHYAVQNSKSKEKRRTPAWCDRILWRGDGLKQIQYVRGESRFSDHRPVYSLFSVQVDVPNRPTVAPAAGPLRPLPASCVAKVQAEEMLLITRAQSYISAPRF